From a single Oceanobacillus kimchii X50 genomic region:
- the gpG gene encoding phage tail assembly chaperone G, whose product MKITLYKPQKVDGENKRKESIYKIPFVSARHHRKLLEYEQTIDYTEMTLENTDELVGFVCDVFGNQFTIDEFYDGVPSHELVSVIGDVFFYVRTGKDPKEVKEEGNEEGKS is encoded by the coding sequence ATGAAAATTACACTGTATAAACCACAAAAAGTGGATGGAGAAAATAAAAGAAAAGAATCAATTTATAAAATTCCTTTTGTTTCTGCTAGACATCATCGTAAGTTACTAGAATACGAACAAACCATAGACTATACCGAAATGACCTTAGAGAACACAGACGAACTAGTAGGGTTTGTTTGTGATGTATTTGGTAACCAATTTACGATAGATGAATTCTACGATGGTGTTCCTTCACATGAATTGGTAAGTGTTATCGGAGACGTATTCTTTTACGTTCGTACAGGTAAGGACCCGAAAGAAGTAAAAGAAGAGGGAAACGAGGAGGGGAAGTCTTAA
- a CDS encoding HK97-gp10 family putative phage morphogenesis protein: protein MDMQFQGLDELMRELDGMERDTEKSKKDALEAGGKVMQKSAKDIVRVRTGNLKGHIELSDVENDQIEVYVDNQGKAYYGYMLEVGTSKMSAQPFMGPAFNQNRIRIEQAMANSIRDSLRSFL, encoded by the coding sequence ATGGATATGCAATTTCAAGGATTAGACGAACTCATGCGTGAACTGGATGGTATGGAAAGAGACACCGAAAAATCTAAAAAAGATGCACTTGAAGCAGGCGGAAAGGTAATGCAAAAGTCTGCTAAAGATATCGTTCGTGTCCGTACTGGTAATTTGAAAGGGCATATTGAATTATCAGATGTGGAGAATGATCAGATAGAAGTTTATGTAGATAACCAAGGTAAGGCTTATTACGGTTACATGTTAGAAGTTGGTACTTCGAAAATGTCTGCACAACCTTTTATGGGGCCTGCATTTAACCAGAATCGAATTAGAATCGAACAAGCTATGGCAAATAGTATAAGAGATTCATTGAGGTCATTCCTATGA
- a CDS encoding phage head closure protein → MNAGYQKQRLTFITPKPKEGGYPVPGHDTYTKAWASLKTLKGSTRYAAAQVQMEHNREFTIRYQSKLTDDERPEELSALWRGKEHSIESIEDVDGLKKEMLVVLKAVS, encoded by the coding sequence ATGAATGCTGGTTACCAAAAGCAAAGATTAACTTTCATAACTCCAAAACCTAAAGAGGGTGGATATCCTGTACCTGGTCATGACACTTACACCAAAGCATGGGCATCTTTAAAAACACTAAAAGGTTCTACTCGATATGCTGCTGCACAAGTGCAAATGGAACATAATAGAGAGTTTACTATTCGTTATCAATCTAAACTTACTGATGACGAAAGACCAGAAGAATTGTCTGCACTGTGGAGGGGAAAGGAACACTCCATTGAATCTATTGAAGATGTGGACGGATTGAAAAAGGAAATGCTTGTTGTATTAAAGGCGGTGTCTTAA
- a CDS encoding phage major capsid protein, with product MKTLYELKQNLSTVGQQLQKVENELASAAIDTDKSTEDIKNLQSSRDDLKMRFDVIKEQHDQLEQEQKTKFNQKDEIQNIADPSEKKMKAKADFIKAVMKNEPVPKDVRQALGDDASTGGGKFLPKTVSNDIITEPTVKNQLRGLSTFTQITNLEIPKISFTLDDDDFIADKETAKELKAKGDTVSFGRNKFKVFSGISETVLLGTNANIVSTVDRALESGVAAKEKKVAFATSPKTGEGHMSFYSEEVGIKEVSGAEMFEAITNAIDDLHEDYRDNATIVMRKTDYTKIIKTLANGNATLYGAQPEQVLGKPVVFVDAAVDPIVGDFSYSHYNYDIATTQYERDKDVKTGIEQFVVTAWFDHQIKLASAFRIAKVATP from the coding sequence ATGAAAACATTATACGAATTGAAACAGAATTTATCTACAGTAGGGCAACAATTGCAAAAGGTTGAAAATGAGTTAGCTTCTGCAGCTATTGATACTGATAAGTCAACTGAGGATATCAAGAATCTACAGAGCTCTCGTGACGATCTGAAAATGCGCTTTGATGTAATTAAAGAACAACATGATCAACTAGAGCAAGAACAAAAAACAAAGTTTAATCAGAAAGATGAAATTCAAAACATTGCTGATCCATCAGAGAAGAAAATGAAAGCAAAAGCTGACTTCATTAAGGCAGTTATGAAAAATGAACCAGTCCCTAAAGATGTAAGACAGGCGTTAGGGGATGATGCTTCTACCGGGGGAGGTAAATTCCTACCAAAAACAGTTTCTAATGACATTATTACTGAACCAACTGTAAAGAATCAATTACGTGGTTTATCAACATTCACGCAAATTACTAATCTCGAAATTCCTAAAATTAGCTTTACGTTAGATGACGATGATTTCATTGCGGACAAAGAAACTGCAAAAGAATTAAAAGCGAAGGGTGATACGGTTTCATTCGGACGTAATAAGTTTAAAGTATTCTCAGGTATCTCTGAAACGGTGTTACTTGGAACAAATGCAAATATAGTTTCTACAGTTGATAGAGCTTTAGAGTCAGGTGTTGCCGCTAAAGAAAAGAAAGTAGCTTTCGCTACCTCTCCAAAGACTGGTGAAGGTCACATGTCGTTTTATTCTGAAGAAGTTGGAATTAAAGAGGTATCAGGTGCAGAGATGTTTGAAGCTATTACTAATGCTATAGATGATTTGCATGAAGACTATCGTGATAACGCAACGATCGTAATGAGAAAAACTGATTACACTAAAATCATTAAAACATTAGCTAACGGAAATGCAACGCTTTATGGCGCTCAACCAGAACAAGTACTTGGTAAGCCGGTTGTGTTTGTGGATGCTGCAGTTGATCCAATTGTAGGAGACTTCTCATATTCTCATTACAACTATGACATTGCGACTACACAGTACGAGCGTGATAAAGATGTTAAAACGGGGATTGAACAGTTTGTTGTAACAGCATGGTTTGATCATCAAATCAAGCTTGCCTCTGCATTCCGTATCGCGAAAGTGGCTACTCCCTAA
- a CDS encoding head-tail connector protein, producing MPVPDVQEVARYLRIEDILEEEPEEETFLNDLIDIAVEDLEDSGIKDQTTKRYGMAIKLMVANLYEERRPQVVGTITSNLNYSLERMILQLKARELPEREE from the coding sequence ATGCCAGTACCAGATGTGCAAGAGGTAGCTAGGTATTTACGCATTGAGGATATTCTAGAGGAAGAACCCGAAGAGGAAACCTTCCTAAATGATTTAATTGACATTGCTGTAGAGGATTTAGAGGATTCCGGCATAAAAGATCAAACCACAAAAAGGTATGGAATGGCCATCAAATTAATGGTGGCCAATCTGTACGAAGAACGTAGACCACAAGTTGTTGGAACTATCACCTCTAATCTGAATTACAGTTTAGAACGAATGATTTTGCAACTAAAAGCAAGAGAATTACCAGAAAGGGAGGAATAA
- a CDS encoding distal tail protein Dit: MKAMTFNNKRDPNIILLEGRTKAPFHPISRNIVSTPKGHRLKDSKKELLYISQPIGYLVKDDVDALQIKDELAEWLVTKEIAPLQLDDEPGRTYWCVVQNSIDDLSRFVYTRQGTIQFLCFYTTGEQKTIPVTATPTSHTITGQDETPWTVEVVFSEATDTFELQTNKGLYLLLGYNFIEGDRLTIMYEGRKVWLNGEDLRHAVRLKTNYEMLEPGIMEVSASHDCKFFYDERYY; the protein is encoded by the coding sequence ATGAAAGCTATGACATTTAACAATAAACGGGATCCTAATATTATATTATTAGAAGGTCGTACAAAAGCTCCATTCCATCCAATATCTCGAAATATAGTATCTACTCCAAAAGGGCATAGATTAAAAGATTCTAAAAAAGAATTACTTTATATAAGTCAGCCTATAGGATACCTTGTTAAAGATGATGTCGATGCTCTACAAATAAAAGATGAACTAGCTGAATGGTTAGTAACAAAAGAAATTGCACCATTACAACTTGATGATGAACCAGGACGCACCTATTGGTGTGTGGTACAAAATAGCATTGATGATTTGAGTCGCTTTGTTTACACCAGACAGGGAACTATTCAGTTTCTTTGCTTTTATACAACAGGTGAACAAAAAACAATCCCAGTAACCGCCACACCAACAAGTCACACAATTACTGGACAAGACGAAACACCTTGGACTGTAGAAGTAGTGTTTAGTGAAGCTACGGATACATTTGAACTACAGACAAATAAAGGATTGTATCTCTTACTAGGATATAACTTTATTGAAGGTGACAGGCTGACGATTATGTACGAAGGTCGTAAAGTATGGCTTAATGGTGAGGATTTACGACATGCGGTTAGGTTGAAAACTAATTATGAAATGTTGGAACCAGGAATAATGGAGGTTAGTGCAAGTCACGATTGTAAATTTTTTTATGATGAGCGATACTATTAA
- a CDS encoding major tail protein, translating into MPTVGLRDIYYAKITSDDADGTVYETPKRLGRAITANVQPAYNTAELRADDGVAETAESRGVTTVVVNTDDLQPSVQADVLGKTVNDDGVLIDSENDRPPYLALMFRAEKANGAYRYTVLYKGKFTPPENNYETKQETPAFQTPTINGRFLRRTSDDQIGAQVDEDGESVSADIIDNWFKSVYEETVPEV; encoded by the coding sequence ATGCCAACAGTTGGATTAAGAGATATTTATTACGCAAAAATTACAAGTGATGATGCAGACGGTACAGTATATGAAACTCCTAAACGTTTAGGAAGAGCAATTACAGCGAACGTACAGCCTGCCTATAATACTGCTGAATTACGAGCGGATGATGGTGTGGCTGAAACTGCTGAATCTAGAGGGGTAACTACAGTTGTAGTTAACACCGATGATTTACAACCATCTGTACAAGCTGATGTATTAGGTAAAACAGTTAATGATGATGGGGTTTTAATTGATAGTGAAAACGATCGTCCGCCATACCTTGCACTAATGTTCCGTGCTGAAAAAGCAAATGGTGCATATCGCTACACTGTTCTATACAAAGGTAAATTTACACCGCCAGAAAATAACTATGAAACAAAACAAGAAACACCAGCTTTCCAAACACCTACTATCAACGGTCGATTCTTACGTCGTACTTCAGATGATCAAATTGGAGCGCAAGTAGATGAAGATGGTGAAAGTGTGAGTGCTGATATTATCGACAACTGGTTTAAATCTGTGTATGAAGAAACAGTTCCAGAAGTGTAG
- a CDS encoding fibronectin type III domain-containing protein, which translates to MIIKSSLPLHSVSRKWLLPNAPSGLAASNITGTGLTLSWDAVSYSEGIKEYEIYRNGNSIGVRKGTSLAESGLDAETTYDYQVKAIGVNGLESPLSEVLSVTTEATENPDPPEE; encoded by the coding sequence TTGATCATCAAATCAAGCTTGCCTCTGCATTCCGTATCGCGAAAGTGGCTACTCCCTAATGCGCCCTCCGGCTTAGCTGCATCGAATATAACGGGTACAGGGCTTACTTTATCTTGGGATGCAGTAAGTTACAGTGAGGGCATCAAAGAATATGAGATTTATAGAAATGGTAATTCTATTGGGGTTAGAAAAGGAACTTCATTAGCAGAAAGTGGACTAGATGCTGAAACCACTTATGATTATCAAGTTAAAGCTATCGGAGTAAATGGATTAGAATCTCCATTAAGTGAAGTATTATCTGTGACTACGGAAGCTACAGAAAATCCAGATCCTCCAGAAGAATAA
- a CDS encoding phage tail tape measure protein has protein sequence MVNVGSLRTTISLDSAQFQQGMAGVNRQLKSLKQEQKAVTSSGTGFARGLNEMRDKSDVLTRTLDLQRGKVQELQRRYEESKRATGENSKETQKATEAYNKAVAEMNRTEEQLKNLNAEIERQENPWNRLSEQMDNTGQKMQDIGRGMSDFGKNWSMKVTAPIVGAGALMLKTGMDFEQSMSNVQAVSGATGDDLAKLEGAAREMGSQTSKSASEAADGLYYMALAGWETEEMLGGLEPILRLSEAGAMDLGRASDLVTDSMSAMQIEVKDLPAYLDNVAEASRRSNTNIDALMEAYVVAGGNLAAFNVPLEESTAILGLLANRGLKGSEAGRALNAVMVNLTSGAGQAGVAMEELGISAFDSDGNFIGLEDTLRLVKDSTKDMTDEQKAQYISMLAGKEHLKSFQGMLAGLDEEYGELKGSVSDADGALNDMATTMQDNAQGNVTRLKSAFEELSIQFAEHLLPMFTAGVEKAQDLVEWFSELEDDTKKNIVTMAGLAAAVGPAAIVLGNLTTAVGGLLRVGGSLSKMIGKAGGVGLAGRIGLLGVSGPVGWAIAGVGALGAVFLATRDSGQELHDVNYDLIESVDAEIEAINDLESQFNKLHDKNKLTTDEMLRYMDIMDELANAKSEEAIAKLKDEQADLLEKSGFTNAEMETFLDLNDDIVKKTPEVTGAISDQGNAYIDNLETLKELNAEKREELIMNANRELEKALENETQLIKDQKDLQTEINDMEKERNDAYQARIDLSSEMAEEEKKQVDINQSIADLKNEMEGLEGEELLRARSKLDILEREKIEQDGIIESLDHEIERQGKIYDKLTDKLTNKKEDLAVTEEELAEIEKLQGDYEQLIIAQAGITAEKGKGLEKVYEEIEKIKDAKKELDKKHKSGEITTEEYEKQNRKLSDQKERLLDAKGQLEDINTLAGETIYDKKVNVNANPSLSSFNSKWSQPISKRINLNAQVATTGGLTGAALRGMRGYAKGTNNHPGGAFIAGEEGWELGRKGNQWEMLNFGLYDRPQGYQVFPHDESKKILNALNNTQIPGYATGARPPGEANRVLKEANSGIASSGVVISLLKEIANGIRNGQVVTMDGQVVGKIVEPYVTGNQNRSNNRARRRPS, from the coding sequence ATGGTAAATGTAGGATCATTACGTACAACGATTAGCTTAGACTCTGCACAGTTTCAGCAGGGTATGGCTGGAGTTAACCGTCAGTTAAAATCATTGAAACAAGAACAAAAAGCCGTTACCTCTTCCGGAACAGGATTTGCACGTGGATTAAATGAAATGCGAGATAAGTCTGACGTTTTGACTCGTACATTAGATTTACAAAGAGGCAAAGTCCAAGAATTGCAACGGAGATATGAGGAAAGCAAAAGAGCTACAGGCGAAAATTCAAAAGAAACTCAAAAAGCAACTGAAGCCTATAACAAGGCTGTAGCTGAAATGAATCGTACTGAAGAACAGTTAAAAAATCTTAATGCAGAAATTGAACGTCAAGAAAATCCTTGGAATCGTTTATCTGAACAAATGGATAACACTGGTCAAAAAATGCAAGATATCGGTCGAGGTATGAGTGACTTCGGGAAAAACTGGTCCATGAAAGTCACTGCCCCTATTGTGGGTGCTGGTGCTTTAATGCTTAAAACTGGTATGGACTTCGAACAATCTATGTCTAATGTACAAGCTGTTTCTGGTGCTACAGGAGATGATTTAGCAAAACTTGAAGGTGCAGCAAGAGAAATGGGTTCACAGACAAGTAAATCAGCTAGTGAAGCAGCGGACGGATTGTATTACATGGCATTAGCTGGTTGGGAAACTGAGGAAATGCTAGGCGGATTAGAACCTATTCTTCGTTTATCCGAAGCAGGGGCAATGGATTTAGGTCGTGCATCTGATTTAGTAACAGATTCCATGTCAGCGATGCAGATTGAAGTAAAGGACTTACCCGCATACCTTGATAATGTTGCAGAAGCATCTAGACGATCTAATACCAACATTGATGCTTTAATGGAAGCGTATGTGGTTGCAGGTGGTAACTTAGCAGCGTTTAATGTACCTCTTGAAGAATCTACAGCAATACTAGGGTTACTTGCCAATCGTGGTTTAAAAGGTAGTGAAGCAGGTCGTGCGCTTAACGCAGTAATGGTAAACCTTACATCCGGTGCAGGTCAAGCAGGCGTAGCTATGGAAGAACTAGGAATTAGCGCATTTGATTCCGATGGGAATTTCATTGGTTTAGAAGATACTCTAAGACTAGTAAAAGATAGTACAAAGGATATGACGGACGAACAAAAAGCACAGTATATTTCCATGTTAGCTGGTAAAGAGCATCTTAAATCATTTCAAGGAATGCTTGCTGGTTTGGATGAAGAATACGGGGAATTAAAAGGTAGTGTATCTGATGCAGATGGTGCATTAAACGATATGGCAACTACCATGCAGGATAACGCACAGGGTAATGTAACTCGTCTTAAATCAGCTTTCGAAGAATTGTCTATTCAATTTGCAGAACATTTACTTCCTATGTTTACTGCTGGTGTTGAAAAAGCACAAGATTTAGTTGAATGGTTCAGTGAATTAGAGGATGATACTAAAAAGAACATTGTAACCATGGCTGGTTTAGCAGCGGCTGTTGGTCCAGCTGCAATTGTCTTAGGTAACTTAACTACTGCTGTTGGAGGATTGTTGCGAGTTGGTGGAAGTTTATCCAAGATGATAGGGAAAGCTGGAGGAGTAGGTTTAGCAGGACGTATTGGATTGCTTGGCGTAAGTGGTCCTGTAGGATGGGCGATTGCTGGTGTAGGAGCACTAGGAGCAGTATTTCTAGCAACTAGGGATAGTGGACAAGAATTACATGATGTGAATTACGATCTAATAGAAAGCGTAGATGCTGAAATAGAAGCAATAAATGATTTGGAGTCTCAATTTAACAAATTACATGATAAAAACAAGTTAACAACAGATGAAATGCTACGTTATATGGACATCATGGATGAACTTGCTAATGCTAAAAGTGAAGAAGCTATTGCGAAATTAAAAGATGAGCAGGCTGACTTACTAGAAAAATCGGGTTTTACTAATGCTGAGATGGAGACTTTTTTAGATTTAAATGACGATATTGTTAAGAAAACTCCAGAAGTTACTGGAGCGATATCAGATCAAGGGAATGCGTACATTGATAATTTGGAAACGCTAAAAGAGTTAAATGCTGAAAAACGCGAAGAGCTTATAATGAATGCTAACAGGGAACTTGAAAAAGCTTTAGAAAACGAAACGCAATTGATTAAAGATCAAAAAGATTTACAAACTGAAATAAACGATATGGAAAAAGAGAGAAACGATGCATATCAAGCTAGAATCGACTTATCAAGTGAAATGGCCGAAGAAGAAAAAAAACAAGTGGATATTAATCAAAGTATAGCGGATTTAAAGAATGAAATGGAAGGGCTAGAAGGAGAGGAGCTTCTGAGAGCTCGATCCAAATTAGATATATTAGAAAGAGAAAAAATAGAACAAGACGGAATAATTGAGTCGCTTGACCACGAAATAGAAAGACAAGGTAAAATTTACGACAAGTTAACTGATAAATTAACCAATAAAAAAGAAGATTTAGCTGTTACAGAAGAAGAACTTGCAGAAATAGAAAAGCTTCAGGGTGATTATGAACAATTGATTATTGCCCAAGCTGGTATTACAGCAGAAAAAGGAAAAGGTCTTGAAAAAGTTTATGAAGAAATAGAAAAAATCAAAGATGCTAAAAAGGAATTAGATAAAAAACACAAATCTGGTGAAATCACCACAGAAGAATATGAAAAACAAAACAGAAAGCTATCAGATCAAAAAGAACGATTGTTGGATGCCAAAGGGCAACTGGAAGATATAAACACTCTTGCCGGAGAAACAATTTATGACAAAAAAGTAAACGTTAATGCTAATCCTAGCTTATCGTCCTTCAACAGTAAATGGTCACAACCAATAAGCAAAAGAATTAATTTAAACGCTCAAGTTGCAACTACAGGTGGATTAACAGGTGCTGCACTAAGAGGTATGAGAGGTTATGCAAAAGGAACAAATAACCACCCCGGTGGTGCATTTATTGCTGGTGAAGAAGGTTGGGAACTAGGACGCAAAGGTAATCAATGGGAAATGTTAAACTTTGGACTCTATGATCGTCCGCAAGGGTATCAGGTATTTCCACATGATGAATCTAAGAAAATATTAAATGCTTTAAATAACACTCAAATACCTGGTTATGCTACTGGCGCAAGACCACCAGGAGAAGCAAATCGAGTATTAAAAGAAGCCAATAGCGGAATAGCAAGCAGTGGTGTTGTTATTTCACTGCTTAAAGAAATTGCGAATGGAATCAGAAACGGGCAAGTTGTAACTATGGATGGACAAGTAGTAGGTAAAATAGTTGAACCTTATGTCACTGGGAATCAAAATCGTAGTAATAACAGAGCAAGGAGGCGACCTTCATAA